Proteins encoded in a region of the Bacillus methanolicus genome:
- a CDS encoding YozE family protein encodes MAKSFYHFLMKYRHPEPKDEISKFANHAYEDHSFPKGSADYDEISSYLELNGHYLDSMSTFDEAWELYVLSEG; translated from the coding sequence ATGGCAAAATCATTTTATCATTTTCTTATGAAATACCGGCATCCGGAGCCGAAAGATGAGATTAGCAAATTCGCTAACCATGCGTATGAAGATCACAGCTTTCCGAAAGGATCTGCCGATTACGATGAAATAAGTTCGTATTTAGAATTGAATGGCCACTATTTGGACAGCATGTCAACGTTTGATGAAGCGTGGGAATTATACGTATTGTCAGAAGGATAG